The nucleotide sequence GAAGGAACAGGATTGTTTGATTATGGGCAATCACTGCTTCCTTTCCCGGTTCCGACAGGTACACGGGTCATTAATGTAAAAGTGGCCTTTGCACCCGACGGAACCACGGGTTATCTTGGTGTATTAAGCAATAATGGAGAAAACGATGTTGCAGAAGGATCCTATTATCCACTTCTTTTCAAAACCACTGATGGAGGTGAAAACTGGGATGGCCCCTACAATGTTCAGTTAGGAGGCCCGGATGGAATTTCCTGTATTCTTAATTACCTCACTGACGAATTCCTGGAATACATTTATGAACCACCTATTCCCGATCGTACTGAGTTGAACTTTACAACGGCATTTGATTTTGACATTGCTGTTGATGCCTGGGGCAACCCACACCTCTTCTTTGTCGTTGGGCTACGTGGAAGTGATGACTGGACTATAGCTACAGGATGGGAAGGGCTACCGGGTACAGGAAATTCCATTGCGCTTACCCATCTTGTATCCTATGACGATATGTTCAGTTGGACAGGAGATACATTGAATACACCTTATACTTTCAGGGGAACATTTACAGGAACCGATGATCTTGATGAAGACGTAAGACCTTATATCTCCGTAACCCCTGATGGAACAAAGATGTTCTTTTCCTGGATAAATACTACGATTGCAGAAGAAAATACTGCGCCTGATATTTATTGTGTTGGACATGATATAGCCAACCATAGTTATTCCCAGGTTTTTAACGTCACCTCTTTCACTGCCGTAATGTGGCAGGCTTATATGGGGACAGCCTCCTATTATGTGTTTGATTATGGCGATAACTATGAAATTCCCTTTGCCTGCCAGTTAATGAACCCAAGTAATAATTCTGACCCGGTATCATTCCGTTACGTAGATAACTTCGTTTTGAATGTTGCCGACCTGGGATTTTACGTATCTGAACCTGAAATAGATGGTAATACACTTAGTGTGTCGCAGAATTATCCAAACCCTGTGAATGGGATTGCATATTTTAATGTAACACTGGAAAAACCGGCAGAAATTAATGTCGAAATTATCAATATTATTGGCCAGAACGTCAGAGAATACGGCTATGGTCAATTTTCAACAGGCATGCATAAACTCGCTCTGGATGCCAACGGATTGGAATCAGGTATATATTTTTATACCGTCACTGCAGGAAAGCAAAGCATAACCAGAAAGATGATCGTAGAATAAACTTATCCATTGAAAAAAAAGATGGCATCTCGATTTGAGTTGCCATTTTTTTTTGCATTTGGTAAAAATATTTAGTATTTTTAGATACCATATCTGTAACCTAATCCTTACAAGATGAATAAGCATATTATTATCATCCCGTTATTACTTCTTTGTTTTCAGATTACCGGACAAACCTTGATAAATGAACCAAATCAGATGTTTCCTTCTGTTTATGACCTGCGAACATACGGTTGGGTATCGCCTGTGAAAGACCAGGGTTCCTGTGGCGCTTGCTGGGCTTTTGCCACCATGTCGTCAATTGAATCCAGCTGGCTGAAAAACGGTTATGGGACATATGATTTATCTGAAGACAATCTGATCAATTGTCAGGAATTCGATCGTTTGCCCTGTGAGGGGGGTAATTTCTACATGTCATCGTCAATGTTTGGAAAACATTCGGGGCCGGTCAGCGAAATTCTCGATCCATATGGAGACACCTTAAGTTACAAACAATGTCCTGACAATCCTTTTCCCATACAACCTGTAGCTTTCACTGCCGATGTGAGGTTTTTACCAAAAGACATAAACATTCTGAAACAGGCTATCCTTGATTACGGCGCTCTTGCAACAAGTATGATTTTCGATATGGCATCCTATAACTCTTTGAATTATACCTATTATTATAATACAACCGGTGGATATCCTCATTGTGTAACGGTAACAGGATGGGATGACAATATCCAGTTTCCCGGTCTGAGCCCCGGAGCCTGGATAATTAAGGATTCATACGGAACATCCTGGGCCAATAATGGGTATTTTTATGTATCCTATTACGACAGTCAGATTTTTACCGAGACAGCAGTATTCCCTGCCAGAATTCCTTTTCCCCAATTCAATTCTGCTTATGTGTATTTCTATGATGATTTTGGCTGGATCGATAATACCGGATTCAGTTCGAACACAGCATTTGCCCTGATTCATTATTCGATAGGTCAGTTTTCGCCACCTTTTCTGCCGGTTCAGGTAAAAAGGATAGGAACTTATGCGGTTGAAGCCAACTCGAACCTGATTATCGACATTTACAGAAGTTTTAATGGAGGCATCCTTGGAGACCATTTGGGTACCATCGAATCCGGAACTCTTGATTTTGCAGGGTTTTATTCTTTCCCAATCAATCTGAGGACTGACACGCTTGGGAACGATTATTATCTCAGGATAAAATACACATCACCCGGTACCCAGAAACCCATTCCCATTGAGATTTACGAAACAAATTACAATAGTGCCATAACCCTCCAGACTGGCCTTTGCTGGATCAGCCCTGATGGCGCTTCCTGGACACCAATAGGCAACAATACAGCCTATCCTTTTGATCTTTGTATTAAACTATATTGCGAAACAGCCCCCTTATCTGTATTTCACTTGCCGGATTCCTCCCAAACAGGAACACCCGTCTTGTTTCACAGCGAGTCCCTTCCAAATGGGGGAATAGACAGTTTAAAATGGTATCTGAATGGAGCATCCTGGCAGATTGTTCCTTCCTTTAATCATATTTTTGAGATCCCCGGCCTATATGAAGTAAGTCTGGTAACTTATTTGGGAGAGAACTCCGATACAGCCATCAATTACCTTAAAATTGTCAATCCTGTCAGCTTACAGGATAATCCGGAATGCCATTTAATAATCAAACCAAATCCATTCCATGATTTGGTTAATATCTCATTCCTGCAAACGGAAAGAACACCGGTAATTATTGAAATTCTTAATATAGAGGGAAGGATACTGGGATGGAAGGACTATGGCATTTTGGAGCCGGGATATTATGATATACCCATTACTTTATCTGATATTTTACCGGAAGACATTTCATCGGGGATATACCTGTTAAATTTTAGAAATGGTCGAAAGATTTACCTCCAAAAAATAATTAAACAATAAAAAAACAACACTATTAGGTAATATTATTGAGATTCTGTTTATCTTTGCAAACACTTTAGGTTTTCAGCATTCTATATTGATTCTGCTTTCCTAAGAACTTTCTCAATTAAATTAACATTTTATCAAGTAAACATGAACATTTTCGTAGCAAAGTTAAGTTCATCCACAACCAGTGATGACTTACGGACCTTATTTGAAGAATACGGTGAGGTCGTTTCAGCCAATGTGATTATGGACAAAGTCACTGGCTATTCAAAAAAGTATGGTTTCGTTGAAATGAAAAACGACAATGAAGCCCAGAAAGCCATCAGCGAATTAAATGAATGCGAATACGACAACAGTCAGATCGTTGTAAAAAAAGCCAGACCGCGTGAAGCCGGCAACGACAGGCCCCGTGGTGGTGGTGGTGGCGGTGGAAACCGTTTCGAGAAAAGACGTTATTAAGATTTCAACATCGATATTCGTTAAGGCTGCTAATAGCAGCCTTTTTTTTTTATAATTTGACTATCCTCAGGGCCGCCTTCAGACTTCTATTACTGTATATTCCAATCAGATAAAATCCAGGATCCAGAGATGTTGCAGGTAATTCAACCTTTTCCTGACCCGGCTCCAGAGAGTATATATGCAAAATGGAGCCGGTAACCGTGGAAAGGATTAATTGTTCCTGTTCGCTTATTGGAGAGGAAAATCGTAAAGATATTTTATCTCTCACCGGATTAGTGACTGCGAAAACATTGCTTGATTGTGCTTTGAAGATGCCGGCTCCCTGGCCGATAGCAAGATCAAGCATTACCGGAAGGTGATCTGACATATTGTAAAGTGCGTCCAGTACAACAGAGGGGACAGATGAATTTACAGGGCTCTCAATAAGGGATTTATTGAAACGCTGGCCGTCCTGACCAATGGCCCTATAGCTGCCTTCAACATAGGCAACCTCGTTTTCGACATTCTTAATGCTTTCGGAAATGAGTATAAAATCAAATCTGTCGTCCATACCCCCTGATATAAAGCAATTCTGGACTGTGTGGGTAGACTGGGTATGAATGGGACTAAAATATGAGTTATTATGCCAATCACCGATTTTGTCTATGGGATCATGGAAACGAAAAGCAGTATTATCAGGATTCACTACATTCTGAAACGCCTGTTCTGAACCATCGTAAACATTGAAATCACCCATAAAAAGCATATTTCCGGTATACCCTGATTGGTCCAGAAAATTCATCAGACGATGGGTTTCATCTGCTCTTTCCAGTTCATCATCCCAATCGGATCCTGCTTTTAAGTGAGCAATGATACAGGTAAGGAAAACCGTGTCAAAAGTATTTCCGAGGTCAGGAGCATCATAGTACAAACGAATCAGGTTAATATCCCGCACATTGGTAGAAACTACTTCCTGGGAGTGGAAAGAAAGAATATCCTCCCTGTAATAAATCATGTTGGAAAGTGCAATATTGGATGGGCAGGTTTTCTCCACTCTTTCAAAAAGACCTGGCTTATAAATATCCAGGCAATCATCCAGCAGTTTATCGTAGGTTTGAACACTGCAGTTAATCTCATTTACGGTTATAATATGTGGATTAACATATTCCAGGATGGTGCGTAAATATACATTTTTATCATTGACATTATTATTGCTTGCATTGCACCCACCTGTATTTATATCATAATTGAGGAGATTATAATGCATTACACGAATAATTTCCTGTGACCAGGAAAATAATGCAACAACAGAAAAGGCACAAATCAGTAAAAAACGTTTCATCATTTGGCAAAGTTATCAAACTTCTCCAACTAATATTTATAAGAAACCGCAGTTAAGAGTGGGGGCTATTTATGCACCTTTCTGACAAACTCCTCCACTTCAGGTACTCCTCCCTGATAAACAAGATAACCATTATAGGGTTCCCTGGGAGTGATTTCATCGTTTATCGGGGTCAGCATCATTCTTTTTACTTCCGCGGGGTCATCGGTTTGGGCAAGAATCCAGCTCAGTTTAACCCAGGCAACTTCAGGAAGCATATTTCCAGTGGGAATAATACCTTTTGCCATCATGTCACGGCCTGTATCATAAACAAACATGTGGACATATCCCCAGATCGTCTGGAGAGTCATGTACATATGAACACCTTTGGAGTGGGCTCTCTCAATAGCAGGATAGAGTTCCTTGTTCACATGTCCGAGTCCCGTTCCCACGATAATGATGCCCCGGTATCCAGCTTCAACCAGTGCATCCAATGTATCAGGTTTAATACCCGGGTAATAATATAACATTGTTACTTCATCACTGAAATACGGCAGTATCTTTACATTGCGGTCTTTACGCCGTGGGTTATAATTTTTCTTTATCGGGAGGATCTCCTTCCTGGTTACCCTGGCAACCGGTGTATCTCCGATGGTACGAAATGTGGAGCGATAGGAGGAATGCATCTTCCTGACCCTGGTGCCTTTATGAAGCAAACCGTATTCATCAGATGTCGGCCCGAACATGCAAACCATAACCTCGGCAATATCAGAATGGCCGGCAGCAAACATGGCGTGCATCAGATTGAGAGCTGCATCGGAGCTTGGACGGTCGGATGAACGCTGGGAACCTACTAAAATAATTGGTACAGGTGGGTTTTGAACCATAAATGTCAACACAGCTCCGGTGTGATGAAGCGTATCCGTACCATGGCCTATCACAATACCATCAATACCATTCTCAATCTCTTTTCCAATGGCTTTCGATAGCTTGACATACTGTTGAGGACCCATATTTTCGCTGAATACCGCAAATACTTTTTCCGTTTCCAGATTGCAGATATCGGCAAGCTCCGGGACAGCCCCATATAATTCCCCAGGAGAAAATGCCGGGATAACAGCTCCGGTCCTATAATCCAGCCTGGAGGCAATGGTACCGCCGGTGCCGAATAGTTTAACACTCGGAAGCCCTGGTGTTATAGGAAATTCCTTTTCAGGAATCTTGTAATTGGCTTTTTTATAACCAACTTCCTTCATTCCGGTAATAGTGCGCACATCCACTCCAATATTGTATCCTGTAGGTATCTTTACAACAATATGTTTGTCGTCGTCATTCTCAGACCTTGGCAGGATAGTGCCATTAAAATGCCCGCGTGTTGTATCAATCTCAGCCTGCCCCCATACCCGGGTCTGGTACTTTTTCAATACTTCCAGTGCATCTCCTTTATATCCCTGGAAAAAATCATCACTCATGATATCCTGGTTTATTTAGTTCAATAATGTTACTTTCCGATGGTTCTGTATAATTCACTCAACGATATGTTCCCCAAAGCCATACTTCTCAACTGGCCCATAATCCAGTTTTTCCTATCCTGATCTTCCTGTGAGCGGCCAATTTCATGGTATTTCTTTTCCAGGAAAGGAACATGGTTCAGTATTTCTTCACGGTTTAGCTTTTTAAACTTAATAACCGTAAGAACAGAATTAAAATCCATTTTTGGATGTTCATAAACAACCGGCAACATCTTGCCGGCAATCTCGGGGTCAAGTCCATGATCAAGAATATATTTGAACATGGCAAAGAGGATACAGTAATTAAATTCTGTTGCCGGTGTGTAATGCCCTTCTACAAACTTGAGAGTATGTCCGAAAAATGACCCCACAAAGCGCGGATTCACGCCCAGATCATCTACTATCCTGCGTATCAGTGGATAATGGTTTCTTTTAAAAATATACGTGTAGGTGTCTTCCGGCACTCCCCATTCCCTGAGTTGATGATAACGGTCTATCACTTCTGAAGGTACCCTGTGCCTTATCTTTTCGATCAATTCTTCTTCCAGGGGTATAGGAGCTGAATCGGTATCCGGATACATACGATCGGCTCCCGGTAACACCCTTTCAAAGATCGTAGTTCCGTCTTCAAACGATTTCCGTGTTTCGTTGGGTACACCCTCGAAAGCCATTTTGCAACGTTCTTCAATAGTCTCCAGGGCGGTTTTGATATCATCTTCCGGTCCCCAGAATACCAATTGGACGTCATCTTCTGACGCTTTTAACATCTTCCGAATCTTCTCCCAATCCTTCCCCGAAATAGCAGGTTTTATGGCTTCGGTATGCGTCATGTTAGGTTTCTCCAGACAGGCTATCACCTTTAGCCTATCGGCCAACTCATCGGCAAACATTTTACCCGGTTGGGTAAAATGTGATAAAATACCAAGGAATCCTGGCAAATTAACTGCAACTATAAGGTGTTGCTGATTTTTTGCTTCTGTAAGTGGGGCATAACGGAATGAAAACGAAAGCGGATTTAATTTTTTATGACTAATGATCCACTTTTCAGGCTTTGGGATTCTATTTTTCAATTCTTCCCTTATGTGAAGCAATGCCCATTGTCTGAAACTTTCGTTGTGTGTAAGTTCTGGTATCCATCTGGTATGGGCAACTCCTTTGATTTCCACGCGGGAGCCTCCACGGCAGCTAACATTCACATCTTCCCGGCCTGCACCAATTCCGGTACGCACCTTTCCTGTTGAACGATTCAGGAAACGGATATAATCGCATGCCTCCTTCACCTCATCCGGATTGGTACAATCAGGATATGTGACGGTTTCGATCAGTGGCATACCCAGGCGGTCGGTCTTATAAATCCTTACATGACCTATATCAGATATCTCACGGCATGAATCTTCTTCAAGGCTTAACTGGATAAGCCTTATCTTTTTGTTCTTCAGAGGAATTTCCCCTTCCACCCCGATGATGGCAGTACGCTGAAACCCGGTTGGAATAGACCCGTCGAGATATTGCTTACGGGTAATATGTACTTCACCGACAATATTCAGCTTCGATAAAAGGGATATCTCTATGGATATCTCGAGCGCTTCCCGGTCGATGGGAAAGGGAGGTGTATCATCCACTTCGTAGGTACAGGCAGTATCGTTCTTAATCCTGTATATTATTTCTTTGCGGGTTTTAAACTCCATAAGGGCAGTTCCATCGTATTCACCCAATTCACTAAGCGTGGGACGCATATGACGGATCAATTCCGCATCATAATCATCACTCCGGTTGTATTTCCCTGCCGGACAGCGGCAGAAGAGCTTTTCCCTGGTTTTCAATTGTTGGTGGACTTCGAGACCCGATTTGAATCCTATCCTGTCGTAGTCTTGCTGTGTAGCACTTTTACGGGGTACGTAACCTATCAGTTCCCGGGTGATCCTGTAGTTTTCCTTAGGATCAAACTTTTTCATCTTCTCTGGCATAATAAAGGAAATGTACGTCAAACAAAGTGTCAAATGTAATAATAATTGTTATTACCCATCGCCGGCTTTTACCGGATTATTAACCCGTATTTATGAAATCACTATTTTTGCGCTTCAAATGATATGCCTATGCTTAGTCTTTCTCAGTTTAATATACTTACTTGGGGGTGGATAGCCCTGGCACTGTTAACATTTCTACTTCTTCTCAAGGTCACTGCCCCTTATGGCCGGCATACCAAAAGTAACTGGGGCCCTATGATCGGGAATAAAACCGGTTGGTTTATAATGGAACTGCCGGCGTTGATTGTCCCTTTTATATTTTTTTTCACAGGAAATATTATCCCAGGAATGGTTCCCTGGGTATTTATCATTCTATTCGGTTTACATTATTTTAACCGGGTGATGGTATTCCCTTTCAGGCTCAGGACAGGAAAAAAGAAAATGCCTGTAGTCATTGTTGCAATGGCCGTATTTTTCAACCTGGTAAATGGTTTCATTATCGGCTATTTCCTTGGCAATTTCTCCGGTTATTATGAAATATCCTGGCTTTGGGATCCCAGGTTTATTACAGGTTTCCTGTTGTTTTTTCTGGGATTGTATATAAACTGGACTTCAGATAATGTGCTTATCAACCTGAGAAAGTCACCCGGGAACGGTTACATAATACCGGAAGGCAGGTTGTTTCAATACATTTCCTGCCCTAATCTTTTTGGTGAGATTCTTGAATGGACTGGATTTGCCATTTTGATGTGGAATCTGCCGGGCCTTTCCTTTGCTGTCTGGACCATGGCAAACCTCATCCCAAGAGCGTTAGACCATCATAAGTGGTATCAGGAGTATTTTGATGATTATCCTGAAGAACGCAAAGCAGTTATCCCACTAATCATCTGATCTTTCGGGAATCTGTCCTGAAACTTTCAAAGCGTTATTTACCGGGTTGGCATAAACACCCAGGAAAATCCTTTTCAGTTTTTCATGATCACCATCAAGAAGTGCAAGTTTTTGATGTAAATACTCTTCAAATGCTGACATCTCTTCTTTTGAGTATTTTCCGTGACTACTTTTTCCTGTAAGAATATCAAAAGCAATGTAATTGGATGCCCATAAATGATAGTTCTTGTGTATCTGCCGGTCAATTTCCTGTCCAAGCCAGGCAATCTTGTCGTTAAGGGTTGAGCAGGGACTGATCTGGAGATCTTCATAAGCCAAAGGATTTCCGATCGACAGATGTATGCGTCCTTTTTGCTGCCTGAGGCCTGTAAGTATGCTGTTTAAATCCTCTCCCGGCTTCTTGTCGTAAGGTCCGATCGAACGAAGATACACTTCCTGCGTTTTCAGGATATCACAAGGCTCTATTTCATACGATATGCTAACCGGAATAAGGTTTAGTTCGCTGAAATTCGAAACAAAATCAGATGGTCCGCTGATAAAAAGCATTTTCAGTAATCCGGAGTCTGTCCGGTCATCCCCGTTTTTCGTCCTACCATTGCGTTGCGCAATCCAAACCGAATCTCTTCCGGTGGTAACGGATTCACGGATATAAGCCGAAAGATCCTTTGAATATTCCAATAACTCCCGTCTTGAGCCATCCCTAATAACAATGATCATCTTATTGATTTTCCCGATGTCTGCGACAAAATCGGAAACCATCAGATTATTGCCAACCGCGAATTCGGTCGTGTCCAATCCGTTCCTGACAAACAAAACCTGTAACACCGCCGAGTCTAATATGATATCTCTGTGATTGGCAATAAATAAATAGGATTGGTCGGGGTGGATGTTTTCCAATCCACTTATCGTAACTCCACGGGATGTTTTTAAAATAATACGTCCAAAGGCCTCAGCCATAAAATTATGCTGAAATTCCTGGATGGTCTGAAATCCAAGCAATTTCTTACGAATATCTTCCACCGGAATTTCAGGATAAACAAATGCCATGAGTTCAGGAAAAACCTCATCTGCGATGATCTTTTTCAGAACACCGGGGAACTCCTGGTCAGTATAGGGTTTTAACTCCTGATAAACAGATCCGTTAGACATAATCGGCAAAATTAACAAAAAAACAAAAGGGATGACATCTCCCGCTATCCGGGGATACCATCCCTGCTTGTGAATAAATTATCAGACTATTTCATATGCTTCATCATGAACTTGGCAAGTTCCTTCCCCCCTTTGGCATAGGATTCTGATATTCTTGTTCCGGTGTCGTAGTCATTACCCCCGAACGTTCTTCCTCTCGAATCCTCCATAGTAATCAAAGCCAGCACTTTCCCCGGATTGGCTGTTTCTACAATGCGTATTTCAGCATCTATGTATGCATCACCACGCCATACTCCCACGTTGAAACCAGGTTCCGTAAATGTAGTGTGGAAAATCATGGTATATTTGGCCTGGTCATTATGAACCACCTTTAGTCCGATTTCCGTAAGATACTTA is from Bacteroidota bacterium and encodes:
- a CDS encoding T9SS type A sorting domain-containing protein translates to EGTGLFDYGQSLLPFPVPTGTRVINVKVAFAPDGTTGYLGVLSNNGENDVAEGSYYPLLFKTTDGGENWDGPYNVQLGGPDGISCILNYLTDEFLEYIYEPPIPDRTELNFTTAFDFDIAVDAWGNPHLFFVVGLRGSDDWTIATGWEGLPGTGNSIALTHLVSYDDMFSWTGDTLNTPYTFRGTFTGTDDLDEDVRPYISVTPDGTKMFFSWINTTIAEENTAPDIYCVGHDIANHSYSQVFNVTSFTAVMWQAYMGTASYYVFDYGDNYEIPFACQLMNPSNNSDPVSFRYVDNFVLNVADLGFYVSEPEIDGNTLSVSQNYPNPVNGIAYFNVTLEKPAEINVEIINIIGQNVREYGYGQFSTGMHKLALDANGLESGIYFYTVTAGKQSITRKMIVE
- a CDS encoding T9SS type A sorting domain-containing protein encodes the protein MNKHIIIIPLLLLCFQITGQTLINEPNQMFPSVYDLRTYGWVSPVKDQGSCGACWAFATMSSIESSWLKNGYGTYDLSEDNLINCQEFDRLPCEGGNFYMSSSMFGKHSGPVSEILDPYGDTLSYKQCPDNPFPIQPVAFTADVRFLPKDINILKQAILDYGALATSMIFDMASYNSLNYTYYYNTTGGYPHCVTVTGWDDNIQFPGLSPGAWIIKDSYGTSWANNGYFYVSYYDSQIFTETAVFPARIPFPQFNSAYVYFYDDFGWIDNTGFSSNTAFALIHYSIGQFSPPFLPVQVKRIGTYAVEANSNLIIDIYRSFNGGILGDHLGTIESGTLDFAGFYSFPINLRTDTLGNDYYLRIKYTSPGTQKPIPIEIYETNYNSAITLQTGLCWISPDGASWTPIGNNTAYPFDLCIKLYCETAPLSVFHLPDSSQTGTPVLFHSESLPNGGIDSLKWYLNGASWQIVPSFNHIFEIPGLYEVSLVTYLGENSDTAINYLKIVNPVSLQDNPECHLIIKPNPFHDLVNISFLQTERTPVIIEILNIEGRILGWKDYGILEPGYYDIPITLSDILPEDISSGIYLLNFRNGRKIYLQKIIKQ
- a CDS encoding RNA-binding protein; amino-acid sequence: MNIFVAKLSSSTTSDDLRTLFEEYGEVVSANVIMDKVTGYSKKYGFVEMKNDNEAQKAISELNECEYDNSQIVVKKARPREAGNDRPRGGGGGGGNRFEKRRY
- the gatD gene encoding Glu-tRNA(Gln) amidotransferase subunit GatD, whose protein sequence is MSDDFFQGYKGDALEVLKKYQTRVWGQAEIDTTRGHFNGTILPRSENDDDKHIVVKIPTGYNIGVDVRTITGMKEVGYKKANYKIPEKEFPITPGLPSVKLFGTGGTIASRLDYRTGAVIPAFSPGELYGAVPELADICNLETEKVFAVFSENMGPQQYVKLSKAIGKEIENGIDGIVIGHGTDTLHHTGAVLTFMVQNPPVPIILVGSQRSSDRPSSDAALNLMHAMFAAGHSDIAEVMVCMFGPTSDEYGLLHKGTRVRKMHSSYRSTFRTIGDTPVARVTRKEILPIKKNYNPRRKDRNVKILPYFSDEVTMLYYYPGIKPDTLDALVEAGYRGIIIVGTGLGHVNKELYPAIERAHSKGVHMYMTLQTIWGYVHMFVYDTGRDMMAKGIIPTGNMLPEVAWVKLSWILAQTDDPAEVKRMMLTPINDEITPREPYNGYLVYQGGVPEVEEFVRKVHK
- the gatE gene encoding Glu-tRNA(Gln) amidotransferase subunit GatE gives rise to the protein MKKFDPKENYRITRELIGYVPRKSATQQDYDRIGFKSGLEVHQQLKTREKLFCRCPAGKYNRSDDYDAELIRHMRPTLSELGEYDGTALMEFKTRKEIIYRIKNDTACTYEVDDTPPFPIDREALEISIEISLLSKLNIVGEVHITRKQYLDGSIPTGFQRTAIIGVEGEIPLKNKKIRLIQLSLEEDSCREISDIGHVRIYKTDRLGMPLIETVTYPDCTNPDEVKEACDYIRFLNRSTGKVRTGIGAGREDVNVSCRGGSRVEIKGVAHTRWIPELTHNESFRQWALLHIREELKNRIPKPEKWIISHKKLNPLSFSFRYAPLTEAKNQQHLIVAVNLPGFLGILSHFTQPGKMFADELADRLKVIACLEKPNMTHTEAIKPAISGKDWEKIRKMLKASEDDVQLVFWGPEDDIKTALETIEERCKMAFEGVPNETRKSFEDGTTIFERVLPGADRMYPDTDSAPIPLEEELIEKIRHRVPSEVIDRYHQLREWGVPEDTYTYIFKRNHYPLIRRIVDDLGVNPRFVGSFFGHTLKFVEGHYTPATEFNYCILFAMFKYILDHGLDPEIAGKMLPVVYEHPKMDFNSVLTVIKFKKLNREEILNHVPFLEKKYHEIGRSQEDQDRKNWIMGQLRSMALGNISLSELYRTIGK
- a CDS encoding DUF1295 domain-containing protein, which codes for MLSLSQFNILTWGWIALALLTFLLLLKVTAPYGRHTKSNWGPMIGNKTGWFIMELPALIVPFIFFFTGNIIPGMVPWVFIILFGLHYFNRVMVFPFRLRTGKKKMPVVIVAMAVFFNLVNGFIIGYFLGNFSGYYEISWLWDPRFITGFLLFFLGLYINWTSDNVLINLRKSPGNGYIIPEGRLFQYISCPNLFGEILEWTGFAILMWNLPGLSFAVWTMANLIPRALDHHKWYQEYFDDYPEERKAVIPLII
- a CDS encoding 1-acyl-sn-glycerol-3-phosphate acyltransferase; protein product: MSNGSVYQELKPYTDQEFPGVLKKIIADEVFPELMAFVYPEIPVEDIRKKLLGFQTIQEFQHNFMAEAFGRIILKTSRGVTISGLENIHPDQSYLFIANHRDIILDSAVLQVLFVRNGLDTTEFAVGNNLMVSDFVADIGKINKMIIVIRDGSRRELLEYSKDLSAYIRESVTTGRDSVWIAQRNGRTKNGDDRTDSGLLKMLFISGPSDFVSNFSELNLIPVSISYEIEPCDILKTQEVYLRSIGPYDKKPGEDLNSILTGLRQQKGRIHLSIGNPLAYEDLQISPCSTLNDKIAWLGQEIDRQIHKNYHLWASNYIAFDILTGKSSHGKYSKEEMSAFEEYLHQKLALLDGDHEKLKRIFLGVYANPVNNALKVSGQIPERSDD